A region of the Thermogladius calderae 1633 genome:
CGCGCCGAGCCCGTCGAGCTCGACGAATACCCTCCGTTCCCGTACTGGAGGCACTTGTACACCCCTATAGAGATAACAAGGGGGTGCTTCCACGGCTGCTGGTACTGCCAGGTCAGCTACACCCACGGTTTCAAGGTAAGACATAGGAGCGTAGGCAACGTAGTTGAGTACGCTAAGATCATGGTAGAGGACGGTGTTAGAGACGTCAGGTTCATCACGCCGGACGCGCTTTCGTACAACTTGACCAGCATGACGCAGAAGGTCGACGAGGACGCTATCGAGGAGCTCCTCGGCTCGCTGTACACGGCCGTGAGAGCCAGGGGGGCCCGTATATTCTTCGGGAGTTTCCCGAGCGAAGTGAGACCCGAGCACGTCACCGAGAGAGTAGCCAAGGTATTGAAGAAGTACGTGTCTAACAGGGAGATCGTCGTGGGCGCCCAGTCGGGCAGCGACAGGGTCTTGGAGAAAATACGTAGGGGGCACAGAGTTGAGGACGTGCTGAACGCTGTGAGCATACTCGTCAAAGAGGGGTTCAAGCCCAGCGTCGACTTCATATTCGGGCTACCCGTGGAGACGGAGGACGACATGGCCGAGTCCATTAGACTCGCGAGGAGGCTCGTGGAGATGGGGGCGAGGATACACCTACACTACTACCTCCCCTTACCGGGAACACCGCTGTTCCCCCGGATTCCCGTGAAAGTACCGGAGAGGATTAGAGCCGAGATAATGAGGCTCGTCGGGTCCGGTCAAGCCTACGGTGAGTTCCTGGAGCAAGAGAGGCTTTCTGCCAAGATAGTGGAGCTGGTGAGCAAGGGCTTTATACGCCCTACAACTAGGCGACCAGTGCTAGAGACCGGCTGAGGTGTCATCGGCTTCAAAACAGCGCCCGGTCTCGTCACAGCTCGGCTCCGCCATAGTCCCTCTACATCGCCTTCATGAATGATCACGGCTCACAAAGGTTAATAGGCTTGGGGTGATAAAATGAAAGTGTGGGACGCAATGCCCCGCCTAGAGGATGTCATACGGAGGAACCTGGAGAACTCCTCTAGGGGTGTCATACTCAACATCATAGTCCAACCCGGGTCGCCGACAGAGGGGTTGGTCATCGAGGGCAACGAGCTGGTGTTCCAGACAGTCGAGCCCGAGGGTAGAGGGCGGGAGAACGCGGCCCTGGTCAGGTACCTCAGCAAGAACCTTAACATACCCGTCTCGAAAATAGACATCGTGTACGGAACTAGGGAGAGGTATAAGCGGGTCCTCTTAATGGATATCAACGAAGAGAGGCTGATTACACTCCTGTCGAGGATCCTCGCTTGGCCGGGCGAGGGGAGGTAGGTTTTCACCTCGTTTCTCGCATGCTACTGTAGTATTTTTCCACTATGGGCAGGATCATTGTCAGATTATCCACTACCCACCGGCTCTAGAGCCGTTAGTGTAGGTTATTAGTACTCGACGTACCGGACATATTCTGGACGTGTTCCTCGGGTCTACGTATTCCTCAACATAGACGAGCTAGAGGTATTGTTAGGACCTAGTAGTATCCGGGCAACCGAGTCCCTATTTAAATTCCTCGAGCCGGAAGCACTATTCCTTGAAACGGGAAGACGAGGGTTCTACGGTTATTAGCAGAGGGGGGCGCTAGGATAAGAGCACTTGGTATAAAGCCTTTCGTAAATTTTATATTTACGTCGGCAAACTCATTATTTTGGTGTAATATTGTGAGGCACGATTTAGTCTTGGCTGGGTTATTCCTCCTGTTTTCAATAGTCCTAGCCTCAGCTGTTATTCTAGCAGAGCTGGGCTATGGCCCGGGCGACTGGCTGAGGTACAGATATAGCATCTCGGCTGGAGGAGCTAAATGCGTATACGTTATCAAAGTAACTGTTAGAGACGTCCAGGGCACTGTTGTCAAGTATGATGCTGGGATCGAGAAGCTTGAGAGCGGTGATAGCACGCTGTGTTCTTCTCTTAGTGGTCTACTGGTTCTCGGATTAGCTTTCTCAAGCGCTACGTCTAAAGACGTTTCAAGCCAGGGGCCTGAGGGAGGAGACTTCTTTATAAGCCCACAGTACTCGGGTGACTACACTACTAGTAGCGGGTACAGGGTCTCCTACAAGAACGGCGTCTTGGTTAAGATAGAGGGTGAGTCCACAACCGGCGTAGTAGCCACCATCAGCGCGGAATTAATTGATACCAGTATAGGATGGCTTAAGCAGGGGATAGGACAAACCCTGTTCACACAGCAACTCCTAATAATTATAGCCATAGTAGCAATAGCCGCAATAGGGATAGCCGTATACTTTATTGCTAGAAGGAGAGCTGTAGAAACCCCGCCTTCCCAACCCCAGCAGCAGCCCAGCGTTCCAGGCAGTTAGAGAGTCGGTCCTAAACCTGTCTTTCAGCTTTCCCCAACCCTTAGACAAAATTGTTTTCCGCACTTAAACAGACACCGGATGCATCGTGGCATGCATTATCCAACCTTTCCACCCCTACTCGATATTGAAGAACACGCTAGCCTCGGCGACTGAACACATCTAGCCGAGAATACAACATGTACGAAGCACTTAGCGATACTCGCACTTTAAATCACGTAACCGCGCTTAGCTGGCTGAGTAGCCATCAAAACTCTCAATTAATGCGCGGTTCAGATGTGTCAAGAAGACTTTTAGGCTATCGCTACGCTTTACCTTACTCGTGGCGCTTGTATATGGCAAGCCCCAGCTCTACTAAGTACCAATTGCTTCCTCACTGCGCCACGCATGCCGAAGGGCTAATAATCGTAGCCACCTGCGATGGGGCTTCATCAGTGGGGCAGATAGGTAACGAAGTGGCTAGAATCCTAACCAAGACCTTCCCAGACAAGGTGAGAATGTGCTGCCTCTCGGCTGTAGCTGCTGGAAGCAAAACACATGTAGACATTTTCAGAAAGGCTAGAGCAGTCATAGCTATCAATGGCTGCCAATTAATGTGTGCTTCAAAGGTATTGAGGGAAAAAGGCATAGCGCCTACCTACGAAATCGTAGTGGCTAAAGAAGGAGTAGACAAGCTACCGACACTAGACTTCGACGAAGAAGATGTTCAAAGAATAGCCAATAAAATTTCAACGGAGTTTATCCAGAAGTTCCAGCAATAAGAGACTTGGCGAGAAAGGAATCCATGCCACGAGCATTTCAACTTTTTCGCTTTTTACTTCATTTTCTATAACTCACCCCTACACATATGTGTGAAGCCGCACCGTTGGTCCCAACTTCCGTCTGCGATCCCACGGAGGTACATGTGGGCAGGGCAGAGCCAGGCGCAACTGTGAACAAGCACGAAGCATCAGAGTAAGCACCTAGGAGGATACAAGTGGTGGATTCCTGGATGCAGGCTCAATGAGCTCCTCCGGGGCATTTCTACTCTCCTACTCGGCATCGAGAACGCATACTCCTAGCCGGCTACTTGGCCAAGCCTTGTCCTGAGCCTGCTAAGCTCGTCTACAAAGGCGTCTACGTCTCCTTTGTCGTTGTACAAGTGCGTGGAGACCCTGACTCCAGACACCCCTAGGGCTCCTCTGTAGGACACCACTACGCCTTTCTCGCGGAGCTCCTCGGCTACCCTGATTTCTCTCCCCTTCTCTAGGCCCGTCTTAACCAGGGTTATGCCGGGCCAGTGCTTTTTGTCTCTCGTGCAGCCGTAGACGTTATAGCCCTCGCTACTCAGCTTATCAATGAGGTTCTTCTTGACGCTCAAGACGTGGCTTTCGACGCTCTCAATGCCAATGCTGTTTATGAATCGGGCTGCCTCGCAGAGCGCTACTATTGAGATGTATGACCTTCCCCGCCCCACTCGAACTTCGAGACGCTCTTAGAGACCGGCGGCGACCAAACGTCCTTGCCTGGGTCAGGCCAGTAGCCGCTCCAACCGCTACCGGGCTCCTCACTGTTTAAAATGCCGTAGGGGGCTGGGTTGAGTCCTTCAAGCAACTCTTTGCTGATATGCGTGAAGCCCGAGCCCACGTGGGGGTTTAGCATCCACTTCTCACCGCCAGCGCAGAGGACGTCCACGCCTCCTTTGTCGGCGTCGGGCCTTAAAGCACCCACGTGCTAAACCCCATCAACTACTAGAATGGCTCCATGCTCGTGGAGCTCTCTCGAGAGCTCTCTCTCAGATCTATTCTCCACCCGGTAATCCACTGGACCGAGGACACCACCGCTACCTTGACCGAGTCGTCGGGCTTCTCGAGGTCTCCCGTCTCGTAGATCCCCATGCTCCCGGCTACCTTGACTCTGCAACCCCTGACTTCGCAGAGGGACTTGACGAGGGACGTAATAGTGGGGGACTCCAGGTCTAGTGCGAGGACGCTGTCACCCGGCCTCAGGTCGAAGGCTCCCAGCACGTTCTTCAAGCCCTCCGTGGTCTGAACCGTAAAGGTTACTTCATGGAGATCACCACCGACTAGCCTGGAAACCTCCCTCCTGGCCTTCACCACGTACTCCTCTAGGTCTTCAACGCCCAGCTCGCCGCTGCAAACGGCTTCTAGCAGCTTCTGCAGAGATTCGTACACCGGCGAGGGCATTAAGCCTACAGAGGCCGTGTCGAGGATCCTCGCTTGGCCGGGTGAGGGGGGTAGGTTTTCACCTCTTTTCTCGCATGATGCTGTAGTATTTTTCCACGATAGGCAAGATCTCTGTCAGATCCTCAACTACCCACCTGGCTCTAGAGCAGGCCTCACCACAAGGCTTCACGGCTACCGAGTTGCCCACGACGTTGAAGATGTCTATGTCCCACACGTCGTCGCCCACGTAGGTCACCTCTCTCAGATCGAACCCCAATTTCCCGGCCAGCTCGGCGATGACCCTGTGCTTCTCCATCAAGGGGACCCTGACCAAGCCCCCCGGCACCAGCTCGTCGCCCTCGTACCTTAACTCGTTGTAGTAGCAGAGACTTATGCCGAGCCTGCTACATACCCTGCCCACGACCTCCCCTATCCCGGAGCTCACGACTGCGACCACGTAGCCCTCCCTCATGAGGCGGCTCACAACACCGGGGGCCTCTTCCCTGACACCGATCCACGAGACGGCCCTTTCTACGTCCTGTCTCCTTATCGGTTTCCCGTAGCTGTGGATCATCAGCGCGACGTCTATCTTCATCCACTCCTCGTAGGTTATTATGCCTCTCCTGTAGTAGTCTGCGAAGAGCCTGTTGTCCCGGCTACCGAAGTACTCGTGTAAGACGGCCCAGCTGCTCTTGGCTGTGGTCAGGACGCCGTCGCAGTCGAAGACTATTAGCCCTTTACCCACCCGCGACAACCTCCCTCAGCCTCTCCACGTCTCTTTTATCCAAGAAAGTCGTTCTGCACTGGACGACCCTGATTCTGCCCCCTTCGTACGAGATTCTGACTACGAAGTCCTGGCTTACCCTCAGTAAGACCTCGTTCCCTGCCAGGGACGCCTCATAGTTGGAGAAAATGGACTTGACCCGCTCGAATAACTCGGCGAGCTCCGACTTCACGGGCTCGCCCACGCTCAGCCTCTGAGCTATGTCTAGTGCCTTGGCCCTCACCTCGGGGAGGTCTCTGTACTCCTCTGCGACCTCTCTCAGGATATCTACGAGGACTTCCAGCGCGTTACCGCCCTTGAACGCGCTGACGAGTAGCTCGAAATCCTTGCTGTTAAAGTAGTCTAGTAGCTTCTCGGGGTTCCCGCCGTATACGCTGAAGCCGTACCTCGACTCCGCTTGGGATATGAGCCTCCTCACCTCGTCCACGGTGTTGGCCTGGATCTTCCCCTCTCTGATAGCCCTTCCAAGATGGGGGTTCACGATGTTCCTCAAGAAGTCCTTTAACACCATCAGTGTTCAACCCATGGTTTTTAAAGGGGCTCTTACCTTATATATCAGCGACAACACGTAGTGGATGGGGTAATTAGTGAGTAGACACCAGAAGAAACACTCGTGGGCTCCTTACACGAGCGACGTCCAGAAATTCAGCATCTACCCCAGCATCAAGAGGCCGGAGGAAGACAGGGAGCTGAGAGTTGGCTCGATAGCCGTCCTGAACATCGACGAGGTAGACGAGAAGGGCAACGGGATCGCCAAGTACAAGAACGTGAGGGTAATCGTGAGGAATGCTAGCCTGGGCTCCAGAGTCAAAGCGCGTATCCTCAAGCTCGCCCCCGACTACGCGGTCGCAGAGGTTGTGGAAGTACTAGAGGACTCCTACGTGGATTACTGATGCCCGGAAGAAGCTTGTTCTCCGAGATAGCGCAGGTGGTCGGGGCCGAGGTCGCGTCGACACTCGAGCTAGGGGAACCCATTGAAGGAGAGGACGCCTGGCTGGTGCTAGACTACCTGTTGGAGAACAAGCCTGTCGAGGTCGTTGACGAAGAGGAGGTTGTAGAAGGAGGAGAGTGCTACCACGTCGCCCTGGTCGTGGAGGGCTCCTACCTCTTCTACCTGTTGAAGATGGGTAGGGTTAGCAGGTGCGTCCTTATAGAGGTCGGTAAAAACAGAGTGGAGAGCTTACTCGACGAGGTTTTTCGTAGGCTGGGCAAGTGCGGTGAGGAGGGCTAGCCGGCCTACTTCTTGTAGCCGATCTTCCTCAGGAAGCCGTGCCTCTCTTTTTTGTCCTCGTCCCCCTCAACGCCTAGCGGCGTGTAGCCGTCGACTACGCCGACTACTGCCCTGCCCTGGTCAGTCTCGGCTACTATGACTTGGACAGGGTTCCCAGTCGCAACGTAGATGGACACGACTTCTTGCACGCTCTTCAGCTGGTTTAAGACGTTTATCGGGTACGCGTTCCTTATGAAGAGGACGAATGTGTGGCCCGCTCCGATCGACAAAGCAGCGTCGACAGCAGCCCTGGTCAGCTCTTCGTCATTGCCCTCGTATCTCACGAGCCTCTTCCCGCTGGCCTCGTTGAAGGCCAGGCCGAACTTGATCCCAGGTACAGATG
Encoded here:
- a CDS encoding TIGR04013 family B12-binding domain/radical SAM domain-containing protein is translated as MRTAFVLYLDRYTRYSVYSVAALLDRLRGVSTLLVEGRESVFRVIDYASSNYTKCVVGLSLLTTRLADDTFRSIAASIIELAKKRNCVTVAGGPHASGDPLGVLFNMGFDIAIVGEGEPAIEDFVDYLAGGRELAKVRNAVYRDADGRILAGPRAEPVELDEYPPFPYWRHLYTPIEITRGCFHGCWYCQVSYTHGFKVRHRSVGNVVEYAKIMVEDGVRDVRFITPDALSYNLTSMTQKVDEDAIEELLGSLYTAVRARGARIFFGSFPSEVRPEHVTERVAKVLKKYVSNREIVVGAQSGSDRVLEKIRRGHRVEDVLNAVSILVKEGFKPSVDFIFGLPVETEDDMAESIRLARRLVEMGARIHLHYYLPLPGTPLFPRIPVKVPERIRAEIMRLVGSGQAYGEFLEQERLSAKIVELVSKGFIRPTTRRPVLETG
- a CDS encoding DUF167 domain-containing protein encodes the protein MKVWDAMPRLEDVIRRNLENSSRGVILNIIVQPGSPTEGLVIEGNELVFQTVEPEGRGRENAALVRYLSKNLNIPVSKIDIVYGTRERYKRVLLMDINEERLITLLSRILAWPGEGR
- a CDS encoding putative zinc-binding protein translates to MASPSSTKYQLLPHCATHAEGLIIVATCDGASSVGQIGNEVARILTKTFPDKVRMCCLSAVAAGSKTHVDIFRKARAVIAINGCQLMCASKVLREKGIAPTYEIVVAKEGVDKLPTLDFDEEDVQRIANKISTEFIQKFQQ
- a CDS encoding aminotransferase class V-fold PLP-dependent enzyme, whose protein sequence is MGRGRSYISIVALCEAARFINSIGIESVESHVLSVKKNLIDKLSSEGYNVYGCTRDKKHWPGITLVKTGLEKGREIRVAEELREKGVVVSYRGALGVSGVRVSTHLYNDKGDVDAFVDELSRLRTRLGQVAG
- a CDS encoding aminotransferase class V-fold PLP-dependent enzyme; translation: MLDTASVGLMPSPVYESLQKLLEAVCSGELGVEDLEEYVVKARREVSRLVGGDLHEVTFTVQTTEGLKNVLGAFDLRPGDSVLALDLESPTITSLVKSLCEVRGCRVKVAGSMGIYETGDLEKPDDSVKVAVVSSVQWITGWRIDLRESSRESSTSMEPF
- a CDS encoding HAD-IB family phosphatase, translating into MGKGLIVFDCDGVLTTAKSSWAVLHEYFGSRDNRLFADYYRRGIITYEEWMKIDVALMIHSYGKPIRRQDVERAVSWIGVREEAPGVVSRLMREGYVVAVVSSGIGEVVGRVCSRLGISLCYYNELRYEGDELVPGGLVRVPLMEKHRVIAELAGKLGFDLREVTYVGDDVWDIDIFNVVGNSVAVKPCGEACSRARWVVEDLTEILPIVEKYYSIMREKR
- a CDS encoding TRAM domain-containing protein; the encoded protein is MSRHQKKHSWAPYTSDVQKFSIYPSIKRPEEDRELRVGSIAVLNIDEVDEKGNGIAKYKNVRVIVRNASLGSRVKARILKLAPDYAVAEVVEVLEDSYVDY
- a CDS encoding adenosine-specific kinase, whose protein sequence is MSVSFKVVPVKIPEGANVIIGRSHFIKTVEDIYEVLVTSVPGIKFGLAFNEASGKRLVRYEGNDEELTRAAVDAALSIGAGHTFVLFIRNAYPINVLNQLKSVQEVVSIYVATGNPVQVIVAETDQGRAVVGVVDGYTPLGVEGDEDKKERHGFLRKIGYKK